A part of Bacillus rossius redtenbacheri isolate Brsri chromosome 1, Brsri_v3, whole genome shotgun sequence genomic DNA contains:
- the LOC134530444 gene encoding uncharacterized protein LOC134530444 translates to MAAARLALLVAALALAAAGEHQTSQVVLEVWPGVDLRLSLAGDSLLVGLQLHPEEVARKKSESFGLMPFMMMGPMISLGLFPFMFANLNMMVMKAVMMNNMVLGMALFNTIRDVVFGPNPGRKVVYANYGYRRPRPPIRETHWSTQHDLHTSASSHKDHKSTGTLFRNNFPHGTRLVSPQYLVSPAPKEEIHQPQKSPHVSDHVPFSSQEELQKFFVANEAISGTNDHVVNLLAPPPVVPEDNQHYEQLNFGDQNAMTFPEESVISSYAASVPENVFAGAEVTSSVQDSTHGNSHQHDPTVVNREGQREDSFSGQSPESLYVASGQGRIFAGDKGTSSDQDISHGSPHKFVHQTIPQEDHQLHGYFRVSD, encoded by the exons ATGGCGGCAGCTCGCCTCGCGCTGCTTGTAGCGGCCCTGGCGCTGGCGGCGGCGGGGGAGCATCAGACCTCCCAAGTCGTGCTCGAGGTCTGGCCGGGCGTCGACCTGCGGCTGTCGCTCGCCGGGGACTCGCTGCTCGTCGGACTGCAGCTCCACCCAG AAGAGGTGGCTCGCAAGAAGTCCGAGTCATTCGGCCTCATGCCCTTCATGATGATGGGCCCCATGATCTCGCTAGGGCTGTTCCCCTTCATGTTCGCCAACCTAAACATGATGGTGATGAAGGCGGTGATGATGAACAACATGGTGCTGGGTATGGCACTGTTCAACACCATCCGCGACGTGGTCTTTGGTCCTAACCCGGGGCGCAAGGTCGTCTACGCGAACTACGGCTACAGAAGGCCGCGGCCGCCCATCAGGGAGACTCACTGGTCAACCCAGCATGACCTGCACACAAGCGCGTCGTCCCACAAAGACCATAAGTCAACTGGGACACTCTTCCGAAACAACTTCCCCCATGGGACCAGGCTCGTATCTCCCCAGTATCTCGTTTCTCCAGCTCCAAAAGAGGAAATTCATCAGCCCCAGAAGTCTCCCCACGTGAGTGACCATGTTCCCTTTTCTTCTCAAGAAGAACTACAAAAGTTTTTTGTTGCGAATGAAGCAATTTCGGGCACAAACGACCATGTAGTCAATCTCCTTGCTCCTCCTCCTGTAGTCCCCGAAGATAATCAACATTACGAACAGCTCAATTTTGGCGACCAGAATGCAATGACTTTCCCCGAAGAATCTGTAATATCTTCTTACGCGGCTAGTGTGCCGGAGAATGTCTTCGCTGGAGCAGAAGTTACATCGAGCGTCCAAGATTCCACTCATGGGAATTCTCATCAACATGATCCTACTGTGGTCAACCGAGAAGGCCAACGAGAAGACAGTTTCTCTGGACAAAGTCCAGAATCCTTGTATGTGGCTAGTGGACAGGGTAGGATCTTCGCTGGAGATAAAGGGACCTCCAGCGACCAGGACATTTCACATGGATCCCCCCATAAATTTGTCCATCAAACTATTCCCCAAGAAGATCATCAGCTCCATGGCTATTTCCGTGTGAGTGACTAG